One Tomitella gaofuii DNA segment encodes these proteins:
- a CDS encoding sulfite exporter TauE/SafE family protein, which yields MPGFLLLALAGLAGQLIDGALGMAFGLTSTTVLLTVGVAPAAASASTHLAEIGTTLASGLSHSAFGNVDWSKIAWLAVPGAVAAFAGATFLTSLPASAAAPVVAVILFGLGAYILARFVFLRSGAVRVRRIRRRFLVPLAAVAGFMDAMGGGGWGPVGSSMLLASGRMEPRKVVGTMAAAEFLVTVGASAGFLLGLSTSEIPFTVVAALLVGGVVGAPLAAWVVRLLPARLMGTLVGGIILLTNARTFLDAVGLGRFAAAPVYAVLAAVWLAALIHVVRTIRRERAAVRHDEGAPAFQDGPPLEDGRTFEGGTGTESAVPVHQS from the coding sequence ATGCCCGGTTTCCTCCTCCTCGCCCTCGCCGGCCTCGCCGGCCAGCTCATAGACGGGGCGTTGGGCATGGCCTTCGGGTTGACGTCGACGACGGTGCTGCTCACCGTCGGCGTCGCCCCGGCGGCCGCATCCGCCAGTACCCATCTGGCCGAGATCGGCACCACGCTCGCCTCCGGCCTGTCGCACTCGGCGTTCGGCAACGTCGATTGGTCGAAGATCGCCTGGCTGGCGGTTCCCGGCGCCGTCGCCGCCTTCGCCGGCGCGACGTTCCTCACCTCGCTGCCCGCGTCCGCCGCGGCACCGGTGGTCGCCGTGATCCTGTTCGGCCTGGGTGCCTACATCCTCGCCCGCTTCGTCTTCCTTCGTTCGGGTGCCGTGCGGGTGCGCCGCATCCGGCGGCGTTTCCTGGTGCCGCTGGCCGCGGTGGCGGGTTTCATGGACGCGATGGGCGGCGGCGGATGGGGGCCGGTCGGTTCCTCGATGCTGCTGGCCTCGGGCCGCATGGAGCCGCGCAAAGTGGTGGGGACGATGGCCGCCGCCGAGTTCCTGGTCACCGTCGGCGCAAGCGCGGGCTTCCTGTTGGGGCTCTCGACTTCGGAGATCCCTTTCACCGTCGTCGCCGCACTGCTGGTGGGCGGCGTCGTGGGCGCGCCGCTGGCCGCCTGGGTGGTCCGGCTGCTCCCCGCCCGGCTCATGGGGACCCTCGTCGGCGGCATCATCCTGCTGACGAACGCGCGCACATTCCTCGACGCCGTCGGTCTCGGCCGGTTCGCCGCGGCCCCCGTCTATGCCGTGCTGGCGGCGGTGTGGCTGGCTGCGCTGATCCACGTAGTGCGCACGATCCGACGCGAGCGCGCCGCGGTCCGGCACGACGAGGGCGCGCCGGCGTTCCAGGACGGGCCGCCCCTCGAAGACGGCCGGACGTTCGAGGGCGGAACCGGAACAGAGAGCGCCGTCCCAGTGCACCAGTCCTGA
- a CDS encoding mycofactocin-coupled SDR family oxidoreductase: MSSEDSRFDGKVAFVTGAARGQGRTHAVAFAERGADVVICDRCADQPGVGYPLATEDDLAETVRQIEALGRKVVSEKVDTRDRGALEALVARGESELGRIDIAVANAGVSGMSPITDHPQAVWDDVVGSNLHGVFNTLAAVSPGMAERGYGRIITVSSMMGRSSSPGQAAYAASKWGVIGMTKSVAQDLAAAGVTVNAVAPGNIDTPMVKNQRLYDVVCPDIENPTWDDVAPRLQQLHAQPIAILDPFEVTRAVMFLADEGSAHMTGIVIPVDAGAAARTSA, from the coding sequence ATGAGCAGCGAGGACTCGAGGTTCGACGGCAAGGTCGCGTTCGTGACGGGCGCCGCCCGCGGTCAGGGCCGCACGCACGCGGTGGCCTTCGCAGAGCGCGGTGCCGACGTCGTGATCTGCGACCGGTGCGCGGACCAGCCCGGGGTCGGCTACCCGCTGGCGACGGAGGACGACCTGGCGGAGACCGTCCGCCAGATCGAGGCGCTCGGCCGCAAGGTCGTTTCCGAGAAGGTGGACACGCGGGACCGCGGCGCGCTCGAGGCGCTCGTCGCGCGCGGGGAGAGCGAGCTCGGCCGTATCGACATCGCGGTCGCGAACGCGGGCGTGTCCGGCATGTCGCCGATCACCGACCACCCGCAGGCCGTGTGGGACGATGTCGTCGGATCCAATCTGCACGGCGTGTTCAACACCCTCGCCGCCGTGTCGCCCGGCATGGCCGAGCGCGGATACGGACGCATCATCACCGTGTCGTCGATGATGGGGCGCAGTTCCTCGCCGGGCCAGGCAGCATATGCGGCGTCCAAATGGGGCGTCATCGGCATGACCAAGTCCGTGGCCCAGGACCTCGCGGCGGCCGGTGTGACGGTCAACGCGGTCGCGCCGGGCAACATCGACACGCCGATGGTGAAGAACCAGCGGCTCTACGACGTCGTGTGCCCGGACATCGAGAACCCCACCTGGGACGACGTCGCGCCGCGACTCCAGCAGCTGCACGCGCAGCCCATCGCCATCCTCGACCCCTTCGAGGTGACGCGCGCGGTGATGTTCCTCGCGGACGAGGGCAGCGCGCACATGACCGGCATCGTCATCCCGGTCGACGCGGGCGCCGCGGCGCGGACCTCGGCCTGA
- a CDS encoding DUF998 domain-containing protein, with amino-acid sequence MLIVGWIIAGELQPQGYDPVHETISVLSGLGAAHSWIMTAALYCVALGYLTTAVGLHGVHRSARMIIAFGGVAGLGVAYFPQPANGSTFDHMLFAVAGAGLLTLWPFVMAYWRPTLPLLGRAGSDRSPWERLVSRNGLVVAGLVIALSVLAMYVAAQMGMYLGLAERICTALQALLPLLVAVGLRRIATHAETERAGVPTL; translated from the coding sequence GTGTTGATCGTCGGCTGGATCATCGCTGGTGAGCTCCAGCCGCAGGGGTACGACCCGGTCCATGAGACCATCAGCGTCCTGTCGGGCCTCGGCGCCGCCCACAGCTGGATCATGACGGCGGCGCTGTACTGCGTGGCGTTGGGGTATCTGACCACTGCGGTGGGCCTGCACGGCGTGCACAGGTCTGCGCGCATGATCATCGCGTTCGGCGGCGTCGCGGGCCTGGGCGTGGCGTACTTTCCGCAGCCCGCGAACGGCAGCACGTTCGACCACATGCTCTTCGCCGTGGCGGGTGCCGGCCTGCTCACCTTGTGGCCGTTCGTCATGGCCTACTGGCGCCCGACTCTGCCGTTGCTGGGACGCGCCGGGTCCGATCGGTCGCCATGGGAGCGCCTCGTCAGCCGCAATGGCCTCGTCGTAGCCGGTCTGGTCATCGCCTTGTCGGTGCTCGCGATGTATGTGGCCGCACAGATGGGCATGTATTTGGGGTTGGCCGAACGGATCTGCACCGCTTTGCAGGCGCTGCTGCCCTTGCTCGTCGCCGTCGGCCTGCGCCGGATCGCGACGCACGCGGAAACGGAGCGCGCGGGCGTGCCCACCTTGTAG